In Trichoderma breve strain T069 chromosome 4, whole genome shotgun sequence, the following proteins share a genomic window:
- a CDS encoding alpha/beta-hydrolase lipase region domain-containing protein: MGHNEDPPTSAQHDMSPRSTFEVAQQAVEFTKQSEKLSHQRLEDDSAAIAVQADFVTPQDPVIVTSDGNRLPGVPLDEAHKLNVLREDLQGQTTEVEIKKGSKLQEKIPNPAAHHHNGEEERKIIQLPDPEKDEGNGQSWQQDSQGTLRHTMPPSHTNPLFPPLPLYGPPTLLRNIQCWFFRSTSFVLSMEFLGVIVLGSLFTSIPKWCKALFLSNEEKKRPFYEQEQQNAAIRQEKEKDWDPTGYQRRLDVENETIVDEYPPIEGGKDPIICDVGYYARRVGLDVETFKVETEDGFIIELWHVYDPKEHVPLDETSREKLGPTVFQEPTQQPGNPGKKRKFPVLLMHGLLQSSGAYCCNDDQSLAFWLCKSGYDVWLGNNRCGFKPQHVLLDYGDPRMWCWNIRQMGVFDLPALISRVLHETGFEKIGLICHSQGTTQTLVALAKEQRPDLGEKLTVFCALAPAAYAGPLIGKMYFKFMRIISPGMFRLMFGIHAFIPLMMQMHALLDPRLYGWLGYKVFSFLFDWTDERWDRGLRNRMFQFAPVYVSAESMRWWLGRECFAKHKCILATRDVLREEESTDESGSNEDDSETSDENLQTGDQIHKNQHRHHIKGSTAWYNHQVPPFALWVCGDDHLVDGKRLLKRFEAGREPHVKVVHSKVIPEYQHLDVIWAMDAPDQVFREIREVLWKTCDVRDSCRIPEGCDTVPKWEPAEVVAMEASE, encoded by the coding sequence ATGGGTCACAACGAAGATCCCCCGACCTCGGCTCAACACGACATGTCGCCTCGATCGACGTTTGAGGTTGCACAGCAGGCGGTTGAATTCACCAAACAGTCCGAGAAACTCTCACATCAAAGGTTGGAGGATGACTCTGCGGCAATAGCTGTGCAGGCCGATTTCGTCACACCACAGGATCCCGTCATCGTCACATCGGACGGCAACCGGTTGCCAGGCGTGCCATTGGACGAAGCGCATAAGCTCAACGTGCTGCGCGAAGACCTACAAGGACAGACGACGGAGGTAGAGATTAAGAAGGGAAGCAAGCTTCAAGAAAAGATCCCAAATCCGGCTGCGCATCATCAtaatggagaggaagagcgGAAGATCATACAACTACCCGATCCTGAAAAAGATGAGGGGAATGGACAGTCTTGGCAGCAGGACTCACAAGGAACCTTGAGGCATACTATGCCTCCATCACATACGAACCCATTGTTCCCACCTCTACCACTATACGGACCGCCGACTTTGTTACGCAATATCCAGTGCTGGTTTTTCAGGTCCACGTCGTTTGTGCTGAGCATGGAGTTTCTTGGTGTGATTGTACTCGGCTCGCTGTTTACAAGCATTCCGAAATGGTGCAAGGCACTGTTTCTGTcgaatgaggagaagaagcggccgTTTTAtgagcaggagcagcaaaaCGCTGCAATCAGacaagagaaggaaaaggattGGGACCCGACGGGATACCAGAGACGTTTGGATGTCGAAAACGAAACCATAGTGGACGAATATCCGCCGATCGAGGGCGGTAAAGACCCCATTATCTGTGATGTTGGTTATTATGCCCGCAGGGTTGGCCTTGACGTGGAGACTTTCAAGGTCGAGActgaagatggcttcatcattGAGCTTTGGCACGTCTATGACCCCAAAGAGCATGTACCCCTAGATGAGACAAGCAGAGAGAAACTTGGCCCAACAGTCTTTCAGGAGCCAACTCAGCAGCCGGGAAATCCGGGCAAGAAACGAAAGTTCCCCGTGCTGCTGATGCATGGCTTGCTTCAGAGTTCGGGAGCGTATTGCTGCAACGATGACCAGAGCCTGGCATTTTGGCTCTGCAAATCAGGATACGATGTTTGGCTGGGCAACAACCGCTGCGGCTTCAAGCCCCAGCACGTACTGCTCGATTACGGCGATCCACGCATGTGGTGTTGGAATATTCGGCAGATGGGTGTCTTTGACCTGCCGGCGCTCATATCGCGCGTCTTGCACGAGACGGGATTCGAGAAAATTGGCCTCATCTGCCACTCACAGGGAACGACTCAGACGCTGGTAGCCTTAGCAAAAGAGCAACGGCCTGACCTGGGAGAGAAACTGACCGTCTTCTGCGCTCTGGCCCCTGCGGCATATGCTGGGCCACTCATCGGCAAGATGTACTTCAAGTTCATGCGCATCATCTCTCCCGGCATGTTCAGGCTCATGTTTGGGATCCACGCCTTCATCCCcttgatgatgcagatgcacgCGCTGCTGGATCCCCGGCTGTACGGATGGCTGGGCTACAAGGTCTTCTCGTTCCTCTTTGACTGGACCGACGAGAGATGGGACCGAGGCCTGCGCAACCGCATGTTTCAGTTCGCGCCCGTGTATGTAAGTGCTGAATCGATGAGGTGGTGGCTCGGCCGCGAATGTTTTGCCAAACACAAGTGCATCCTGGCGACAAGGGATGTCttaagagaagaagaaagcacGGATGAAAGCGGTAGCAACGAAGACGACTCGGAAACCAGTGACGAAAACCTCCAAACTGGAGATCAGATTCACAAGAACCAACATCGGCACCACATTAAGGGCTCCACGGCATGGTACAATCACCAAGTGCCCCCATTTGCGCTGTGGGTTTGCGGCGACGATCATCTAGTCGACGGAAAGAGGCTTCTCAAGCGCTTCGAGGCAGGTCGCGAGCCGCATGTCAAAGTAGTGCACAGCAAAGTGATTCCCGAGTACCAGCACCTGGATGTCATCTGGGCCATGGATGCGCCAGACCAGGTATTTCGAGAAATCCGCGAGGTGCTGTGGAAGACGTGCGACGTCAGGGACTCTTGCAGAATCCCGGAAGGATGCGATACGGTGCCCAAGTGGGAACCAGCCGAGGTTGTGGCGATGGAGGCGAGCGAATAG
- a CDS encoding AMP-binding enzyme domain-containing protein codes for MPIASLQIPVEIPPVDIWSYYLEQPKHYPGDKPLFVDCDTGRSHSFNDIKRLALEFGKGLRHVFNWQTGDVMGLFTPNNIDVPVVNFAIHWAGGIASPANPTYTPEDLAQQLKDSGAKALLTQKVFLQAARKAAALAGLPEDRILLMGDGRDETGVHRHWSDITAQGAKVQPQKAIIDPRKDLAYLVYSSGTTGLPKGVMLSHQNIVAQAVQGEKQGDIKGLLWEVDAQLGVLPFFHIYGLVVVLATTIATGVKCVVLPKFDLEKACKLIQDHHITFMYVPPPIVLALGKHPVISKYDLSSLRWINSAAAPLSRELAVSVWDRLKIGVKQGYGLSETSPGVMIQLAEEWWKYQGSVGRLYPNMEAKIVDEDGKELGYDKSGELLLKGPNVFSGYWKRPELNKETFTEDGWYRTGDIFYCCPKGNFYITDRKKELIKYKGFQVPPAELEAKLIGRDDIADVCVIGVWDKEQHTEIPRAYVVLKPGVEETEAKATEITEWLNAKVAPSKKLRGGVRFIKEVPKSQAGKILRRVLRDQVKKEEEAAAAAPKAKL; via the exons ATGCCTATCGCGTCACTCCAAATCCCGGTCGAGATCCCTCCCGTCGACATCTGGTCATATTACCTGGAGCAACCCAAACACTATCCCGGCGACAAAC CCCTCTTCGTCGACTGCGACACCGGCAGGTCTCACTCCTTCAACGACATCAAGCGTCTCGCCCTCGAATTCGGCAAGGGCCTCCGCCATGTCTTCAATTGGCAAACGGGCGACGTCATGGGCCTCTTCACGCCCAACAACATTGACGTCCCCGTTGTGAACTTTGCCATCCACTGGGCCGGCGGCATCGCCAGTCCTGCCAACCCGACGTACACGCCCGAGGACCTGGCTCAGCAGCTAAAGGACTCTGGCGCAAAGGCCCTTCTTACGCAGAAGGTGTTCCTGCAGGCTGCCCGAAAGGCCGCGGCGCTTGCGGGTTTGCCTGAGGACCGGATTTTGCTGATGGGAGATGGTCGGGATGAGACCGGGGTGCACAGGCATTGGTCCGACATCACTGCCCAGGGTGCCAAGGTCCAGCCTCAGAAGGCCATTATTGATCCCAGGAAGGACCTCGCGTATCTCGTGTACAGCTCT GGAACAACCGGTCTGCCCAAGGGTGTAATGCTCAGCCACCAGAACATCGTTGCTCAAGCGGTGCAGGGTGAGAAACAAGGCGACATCAAAGGCCTCTTATGGGAAGTAGATGCTCAACTAGGCGTTCTTCCATTCTTCCACATTTAT GGCTTGGTCGTTGTCTTAGCCACTACCATTGCTACTGGCGTCAAATGTGTCGTCCTGCCCAAGTTCGACCTCGAAAAGGCCTGCAAGCTGATCCAAGACCATCACATCACCTTTATGTATGTGCCTCCGCCCATTGTTCTCGCTCTGGGCAAGCACCCCGTCATCTCAAAGTACGATCTGTCGTCACTGCGATGGATAAActcggctgctgctccatTGAGCAGAGAACTGGCAGTTTCGGTCTGGGACCGACTCAAGATTGGCGTGAAGCAGGGCTATGGACTGTCCGAGACCTCTCCCGGCGTCATGATACAGCTGGCGGAAGAGTGGTGGAAGTATCAGGGCTCTGTCGGAAGGCTGTATCCGAATATGGAGGCCAAGATtgtggacgaggatggcaagGAACTGGGCTATGACAAG TCTGGAGAACTTCTCCTCAAGGGGCCAAACGTCTTCTCAGGCTACTGGAAGAGGCCTGAACTCAACAAAGAAACCTTCACTGAGGATGGCTGGTACAGAACCGGAGACATCTTCTACTGCTGTCCCAAAGGCAATTTCTACATCACCGACCGCAAGAAGGAGCTCATCAAATACA AGGGTTTCCAAGTCCCTCCCGCCGAACTCGAGGCCAAGCTCATCGGCCGCGACGATATCGCTGACGTCTGCGTCATTGGTGTCTGGGACAAGGAACAACACACCGAGATCCCGCGTGCCTACGTTGTGCTCAAGCCCGGTGTCGAGGAAaccgaggccaaggccacggAAATCACCGAGTGGCTCAACGCAAAGGTCGCAccctccaagaagctgcgcGGTGGCGTTCGCTTCATCAAAGAGGTCCCTAAATCTCAAGCAGGCAAGATCCTGCGAAGAGTGTTGAGGGACCaggtcaagaaggaggaagaggcggcggcagcggcaccAAAGGCGAAGTTGTAA
- a CDS encoding ATP11 protein domain-containing protein: MTEESRARYFKFLCFGPAFATANSSFINFFILAMIRIPTLRHLATNSARFAARTTQQRRWAQVVDVRFHTTQPSQVILEKYREKLTKKASQEGHGSIEDLKAAYADKIQEQRKNDAVDVPSIEDLSSASIPQTEGTPVSQPNRGPVPSSSPKPASKASSGEKPAIKPLGDILDLEKAADLPEKELTAIWRLRHASSPQTLCAVIPAPTYKAMEDLARSSPFFVLPVPHEDQGAEMHLLQWTFDAASKTSTVLFTQLVEYKTRGEFAQPHTTVTHHLDLVKDKGLVLMQGQVMEGRGVQPDHARWLVMCLQRFYGGWEQKGDELDGQRKERAEERKKLLEWFTKGDPRFSVEKLLEEAERLG, from the coding sequence ATGACGGAAGAATCCCGCGCTCGATACTTCAAGTTTCTTTGCTTTGGGCCGGCATTTGCAACAGCCAAttccagcttcatcaacttcttcatcctaGCCATGATTCGAATACCGACACTGCGACATCTGGCGACCAATTCGGCGCGCTTCGCTGCTCGCACCACCCAGCAGCGTCGCTGGGCGCAAGTCGTCGACGTCCGATTCCACACAACGCAGCCTTCGCAAGTGATCCTCGAGAAGTACCGCGAGAAACTCACCAAGAAGGCGTCACAGGAGGGCCATGGAAGCATCGAGGACCTCAAGGCAGCGTATGCGGACAAAATACAAGAACAGCGCAAGAATGATGCCGTAGACGTTCCTTCAATAGAGGATCTCTCCTCGGCATCTATCCCGCAGACCGAGGGCACGCCAGTCTCACAGCCGAATCGCGGACCtgtgccatcttcttcccccaaGCCCGCTTCAAAGGCTTCCTCCGGCGAAAAGCCCGCCATTAAACCCCTTGGCGATATCCTCGATCTCGAAAAAGCCGCCGACCTGCCTGAGAAGGAACTCACAGCCATCTGGCGCCTTCGCCATGCATCGTCTCCCCAGACGCTCTGCGCCGTCATCCCTGCGCCGACATACAAAGCGATGGAGGACCTGGCACGCAGCAGTCCCTTCTTTGTCCTTCCGGTGCCGCATGAGGATCAGGGTGCAGAAATGCACCTGTTGCAATGGACCTTTGATGCAGCATCCAAGACCAGCACTGTTCTGTTCACCCAACTGGTCGAGTATAAGACCAGAGGGGAGTTTGCGCAACCGCATACCACAGTGACGCATCACCTCGATCtggtcaaggacaagggtCTGGTTCTTATGCAGGGCCAGGTCATGGAAGGGCGGGGTGTACAGCCAGACCACGCAAGATGGCTGGTTATGTGCTTGCAGCGATTCTATGGCGGATGGGAGCAAAAGGGCGATGAGCTGGATggacagagaaaagagagagccgaagaaagaaagaaattgCTTGAGTGGTTTACAAAAGGCGATCCGAGATTCAGCGTCGAGAAGCTGCTAGAAGAGGCGGAGAGATTGGGATGA
- a CDS encoding dos2-interacting transcription regulator of RNA-Pol-II domain-containing protein, producing the protein MADFRQLALDFVLEEDEAKLTELAQRAAKELETGPANSNPVARWVEAVQPWMPGNNETEDAQETPDWTSRAKALEFLSHTLDFVKPDLLKLSQVKLLIAFFGAMLDIDHKAGILASASALSRIIAMKAFQSQSGYDIIGKVCGMKEDFQRQTIKTRLAVYELLRTLISTPEVASNLQQRDGPSSAFMTNLLELCRNERDPDCLIVWFDILRIFLQQYEPTQEVLEAVFAAFKAYYPITLPRLSQSGLTPEDLKSQLRKCFSSTYRLASLALPFLIGKLDQGDGVTVNVKVDVLKTIKECLEEYTHPEESIIPYVSRTWGSLKYEVRNGEIEDAIWATLEVLKTLATKLKGDDLRNYTLDVTRDCVNDLSNPMYTTPAGRLIVSVLSANPSAFVLMVAPTITHLKDNLRHRKSVTHSQDLLKILNVILETRLLLSQTQMTDEQKSDFVSIDGIFKNLYHDVYKGPVALGSNENANVDDIKIATEAVQGAGALVSQGTVPLGLEKESGLLLPEATCSEVCQALFAIALNGFGGHSSNSNSDDLLNETAKALHRSIQAYAPGFRPLVDQFVSVAQSSRNDQSDEAAEKIQKIGSLLAYIGCSELPKSLIAGRNNFLALIHVMTTELIAAMNAKASPKIWCALVVGIQTISRYFNDACLKHKPETDQAFDGSMWLYRVTYKYPELRIIAEEEDDGSAPSYNSPTPQKETTVTELRNDFLLVALVVVRSLYRRATAAVGLISGTKTPALQLSRDFDGSDKTSEYQYLHLVSDFAGFVVREMGEAQQTSLKLDHYFLNLFQEELVPVPASATEEQRKAKLENYTDEQGSSWGWLTEKAVNTLSFGLLEAMRPSIIAKLFDSGVAQELLISGTLSASLTQNSVTRPVTRSILTILANKYKVESLGYLMSKLEGRLEASLKNAQNASDSDDASRYLEQVSSIYAIVSGLIRRPGGTQARALIQRLRDVPGNETTGHLLARRLEMIVAPQKFLAKENFAIVKPLWTQKIYFELVKPMLDIATSQDAEAGSQLVKTNYRIGVLSMVKHMPFSIWEDDCVEILRVSMALSQSLGPGPDTLPTLEILKKILAESPDKAQEYAKSLINISLPCFSLKAAAQLTRPDWLPSGYVPAKMRPEVEAECGKLALEVVGALPRLFESRHVVPFVPQVRRELSLACGHPVRDLRRLARMARAAWTEIK; encoded by the exons ATGGCCGATTTTCGGCAGCTGGCACTCGACTTTGTCctcgaggaagatgaagccaaactAACAGAATTGGCCCAGAGAGCGGCCAAAG AGCTTGAGACAGGTCCGGCCAATTCCAACCCTGTTGCACGTTGGGTAGAGGCTGTCCAGCCATGGATGCCGGGTAACAACGAGACTGAGGATGCACAAGAAACTCCAGACTGGACATCAAGAGCAAAAG CTTTGGAGTTTTTATCTCATACACTGGATTTTGTGAAACCGGATCTCCTGAAATTGAGCCAAG TGAAGCTCTTGATTGCCTTCTTCGGCGCCATGCTTGACATTGATCACAAAGCTGGCATCCTagcttcggcctcggccttgtctCGGATTATAGCCATGAAGGCCTTTCAATCTCAGAGTGGCTACGACATCATTGGTAAAGTGTGCGGCATGAAGGAAGACTTCCAAAGACAGACTATCAAGACTCGCCTGGCAGTGTATGAGTTGCTGAGAACACTCATCTCTACCCCTGAAGTCGCGAGCAATCTCCAGCAACGGGACGGACCTTCCTCTGCATTCATGACCAACCTGTTGGAGCTGTGCCGGAATGAGAGAGACCCGGATTGCTTGATTGTATGGTTTGACATTCTGAGAATTTTTCTCCAACAATACGAGCCTACACAGGAGGTCCTCGAGGCCGTCTTTGCTGCTTTCAAGGCTTACTATCCCATCACCCTACCGCGCCTGTCGCAGAGTGGCCTTACTCCAGAAGACCTTAAATCTCAGCTTCGGAAATGCTTCTCATCGACATACCGCCTCGCATCTCTTGCATTACCATTTTTGATAGGTAAACTTGACCAAGGAGACGGCGTTACTGTCAATGTCAAG GTCGATGTTTTGAAAACTATCAAAGAGTGTCTCGAAGAGTACACGCACCCAGAAGAATCCATTATCCCATACGTTAGTCGGACCTGGGGTAGTCTCAAGTATGAGGTACGAAACGGGGAAATCGAGGATGCTATTTGGGCTACTCTCGAAGTGTTGAAAACGCTCGCAACAAAACTCAAGGGCGACGATCTCCGCAACTACACGCTGGATGTGACGCGCGACTGCGTTAATGACTTGTCGAATCCCATGTACACTACTCCGGCTGGCCGCCTCATCGTCAGTGTTCTCAGCGCAAACCCGAGTGCATTCGTCCTCATGGTGGCGCCAACAATCACGCACCTCAAGGACAATCTACGACACCGGAAATCAGTGACCCATAGTCAAGATTTGCTGAAAATCCTTAATGTCATCTTGGAAACTCGACTCCTCCTGTCGCAGACGCAGATGACTGATGAACAAAAGAGCGATTTTGTGTCCATTGATGGCATCTTTAAGAATCTTTACCATGACGTTTATAAAGGACCTGTCGCGCTTGGAAGCAACGAAAACGCCAATGTGGATGACATTAAGATTGCAACAGAGGCAGTTCAGGGAGCGGGTGCGTTGGTCTCTCAAGGAACCGTGCCACTCGGATTGGAGAAAGAAAGtgggctgcttcttcctgaAGCAACGTGCTCTGAAGTCTGCCAAGCGCTTTTCGCCATTGCATTAAATGGGTTTGGTGGCCATTCTTCAAACTCGAACTCAGATGATCTTCTGAATGAGACAGCAAAGGCCCTACACAGATCCATCCAGGCCTACGCACCGGGTTTCCGACCTTTGGTTGATCAGTTTGTGTCAGTCGCTCAAAGCAGTCGTAATGACCAGAGTGACGAAGCTGCCGAGAAAATCCAAAAGATTGGCTCTCTGTTGGCTTATATTGGATGCTCTGAATTGCCCAAGTCCCTTATTGCTGGGAGAAATAACTTCTTGGCCCTGATTCATGTCATGACTACCGAGTTAATAGCGGCGATGAACGCAAAAGCTAGCCCAAAGATTTGGTGTGCGTTGGTTGTCGGTATTCAGACTATCTCACGCTACTTCAATGACGCTTGCTTGAAGCATAAGCCAGAGACGGACCAGGCTTTTGATGGTTCCATGTGGCTGTATCGGGTCACTTACAAGTATCCGGAGCTAAGAATCATtgcagaggaggaagatgacggctcTGCACCGAGTTACAATAGCCCAACACCGCAGAAAGAAACAACCGTTACTGAGCTTCGCAATGACTTTTTGCTCGTTGCCCTGGTGGTTGTTCGGAGCCTTTATCGCCGCGCAACCGCCGCCGTAGGTCTTATCTCGGGCACCAAGACTCCGGCTCTTCAGCTCAGCAGGGACTTTGACGGCTCTGATAAGACATCTGAATATCAGTATCTCCATCTTGTCTCTGATTTTGCCGGGTTCGTTGTTCGCGAGATGGGCGAGGCTCAGCAGACTTCACTAAAGCTCGATCACTACTTTTTGAATCTTTTCCAAGAAGAACTAGTACCCGTCCCTGCTTCCGCTACAGAGGAACAGAGAAAGGCTAAACTGGAGAACTATACTGATGAGCAAGGATCATCATGGGGTTGGTTGACGGAAAAGGCAGTGAATACTCTTTCTTTCGGGCTCTTAGAGGCTATGCGGCCGTCTATTATTGCAAAACTC TTTGATTCTGGAGTTGCGCAAGAGCTTTTAATCAGTGGCACTTTGAGCGCCTCTCTCACCCAGAACTCGGTCACCAGACCTGTAACCAGATCTATCCTGACCATTCTGGCGAACAAGTACAAGGTTGAAAGCCTCGGATATCTGATGTCCAAATTGGAAGGCCGATTGGAAGCCTCCTTGAAAAACGCCCAAAACGCTTCTGATAGTGATGATGCTTCGCGCTATCTAGAACAAGTATCTTCCATTTACGCAATTGTCAGCGGGCTGATTCGTCGCCCGGGCGGCACGCAAGCTCGAGCCCTGATCCAGCGGCTACGCGATGTTCCTGGGAATGAAACTACCGGCCATCTACTGGCTCGAAGACTGGAGATGATTGTTGCGCCGCAAAAGTTCTTGGCAAAGGAGAACTTTGCCATTGTAAAGCCCCTCTGGACACAGAAGATTTACTTTGAATTAGTCAAGCCCATGCTTGACATTGCCACAAGTCAAGACGCCGAAGCTGGAAGTCAGCTTGTAAAGACCAATTATAGAATTGGCGTTTTGTCAATGGTTAAGCACATGCCATTTTCCATTTGGGAAGACGATTGCGTGGAGATTCTACGCGTATCAATGGCACTCTCGCAAAGCTTGGGCCCAGGCCCAGATACCCTGCCCACACTCGAAATCCTCAAAAAGATATTAGCAGAGTCACCAGACAAGGCCCAAGAATACGCCAAGAGCCTGATCAACATTTCACTGCCTTGCTTCTCACTCAAGGCCGCAGCACAGCTGACGCGGCCAGACTGGCTGCCCTCGGGCTACGTCCCGGCAAAGATGCGTCCCGAGGTCGAGGCTGAATGTGGAAAGCTGGCCCTGGAAGTTGTCGGTGCGCTGCCGAGGTTGTTCGAGTCGAGACACGTCGTGCCGTTTGTTCCACAGGTGCGGAGGGAGCTTTCCCTGGCATGCGGGCATCCGGTTCGGGATCTGCGGAGACTGGCGAGAATGGCCCGGGCCGCGTGGACGGAAATCAAATAA
- a CDS encoding cytidine and deoxycytidylate deaminase zinc-binding region domain-containing protein — MVNREEALKLCVSLARESLEAGDSPFGSVLVDADGNILQKDRNRIVTGEAGNFQADATLHPELTLARWAQLNLTPEARASAIVYTSGEHCAMCAAAHAYVGLGRIVYVTSTAQYQSWMEEAGVGKGPVAALPINAVAPNIQVEGPIPGLDLEVKALHQQRWQRR, encoded by the coding sequence ATGGTcaacagagaagaagccctcAAGCTCTGCGTCAGCCTCGCTCGTGAATCCCTCGAAGCAGGCGACTCCCCCTTCGGCTCCGTCCTAGTCGACGCCGACGGCAACATCCTCCAGAAAGACCGCAACCGCATCGTCacaggagaagcaggaaacTTCCAGGCCGACGCGACGCTGCACCCGGAACTGACGCTGGCTCGATGGGCGCAGCTCAACCTCACGCCCGAGGCCCGCGCCTCCGCCATCGTGTACACGTCCGGAGAGCACTGCGCCATGTGTGCAGCCGCCCACGCGTATGTCGGGCTGGGCCGGATCGTGTATGTTACTTCCACGGCGCAGTACCAGAGCtggatggaggaggctggaGTCGGAAAGGGCCCTGTGGCGGCGCTTCCGATCAATGCTGTTGCGCCAAATATTCAGGTTGAAGGACCGATTCCGGGGTTAGACTTGGAGGTTAAGGCGCTGCATCAACAGAGATGGCAAAGGAGGTAG
- a CDS encoding beta-lactamase domain-containing protein, which translates to MQVDPFLILPTPSVSDYDVDPGTNRAETIAGSPGEIVQRLDKARDAIAEILKENHIVGLASHVIFKGEIIWTANMGYRDMDQKKPVDSDTIFPIGALSQGFTAACVAQQVYRKGLSYDNKISDFLPQVNNSDATVGDLLGHRTGLQTSDHWPHLSRVGGFPCKVNDRTIIPTYNNLGPRATLRSQFLHNGIGYVLLGKIVSPKYADYLKENVLKPLQMSRTRVTVDETSDLEYNTSRRYSVGVNGRLFEHARKGGTSGLNHNLMPSVPVGSMMSTTNDLAKYCIALNQAWKRQRHTKDVGIQTLRRKQVFPDVDLLFNPLQAIGAGEKANKSHAAGWATCTLPAVIGDIGANPELMKTQMPELGTGSAPVTLIWNQSRYHGTHGFVGLLPEYEAAVIVLSNTTTGDDTPDWIGQLLIQATLGNPYKNNYAFLAGISARNARQEYFELAEKLQQGRHTKGPTRSLSDYDGEYESAVSGESITIWKRSFFSRHLGKEERDEDKRGQRLKKSPLAMTLWGAGLGGIPLHHHHGDVFTWFLSWNQMAEQEFPFVHDAQFYTIQFQPNKSGTLIESLIWVNDSAKPEGEVFARI; encoded by the coding sequence ATGCAAGTTGACCCTTTCCTTATTTTGCCCACCCCCTCTGTGAGTGATTATGATGTTGACCCAGGAACCAATAGGGCAGAAACCATCGCCGGGTCCCCGGGTGAAATAGTCCAACGTCTCGACAAGGCCCGCGATGCGATTGCCGAAATATTAAAGGAGAATCACATCGTTGGCCTAGCCAGTCACGTCATATTCAAGGGCGAAATCATATGGACGGCAAACATGGGTTACCGCGACATGGACCAAAAAAAGCCCGTGGATTCAGACACCATTTTCCCCATCGGCGCTCTGAGTCAAGGCTTCACGGCAGCTTGCGTGGCTCAGCAGGTGTACAGAAAGGGGTTGAGCTATGACAACAAGATTTCAGACTTTCTTCCCCAAGTAAACAACAGTGATGCGACAGTCGGCGATCTTCTCGGCCACCGCACAGGACTTCAAACGTCTGATCACTGGCCACACTTATCACGCGTTGGCGGCTTCCCCTGCAAGGTAAACGACAGGACGATTATTCCGACATACAATAACCTTGGGCCTCGGGCGACTCTGCGATCTCAATTCCTACACAATGGTATCGGTTACGTCCTTCTTGGGAAGATTGTCAGTCCAAAGTATGCAGACTACCTCAAAGAGAATGTCCTGAAGCCTCTCCAGATGTCCCGTACTCGAGTGACCGTGGATGAAACATCTGACTTGGAATATAACACGTCTCGGAGATACAGCGTTGGAGTCAATGGCCGACTGTTCGAGCATGCCCGAAAAGGGGGCACTTCTGGCCTGAATCACAACTTGATGCCATCAGTGCCTGTTGGAAGTATGATGAGCACCACAAATGATTTGGCCAAGTACTGCATCGCCCTCAATCAGGCATGGAAACGTCAACGTCACACAAAGGATGTGGGAATCCAGACGCTCAGACGCAAGCAAGTATTTCCAGATGTAGACTTGCTGTTCAATCCGCTCCAAGCTATAGGAGCGGgtgaaaaagcaaataaGAGTCACGCTGCTGGCTGGGCGACCTGCACGCTACCCGCTGTCATTGGAGATATTGGAGCCAACCCggagttgatgaagacgcaAATGCCGGAGCTCGGAACGGGCAGCGCCCCGGTCACGCTGATTTGGAACCAGAGCAGATACCACGGCACCCACGGCTTTGTCGGCCTGCTGCCGGAATACGAAGCCGCTGTGATAGTGCTGAGCAACACGACGACGGGCGACGACACGCCCGACTGGATCGGGCAGCTCCTTATCCAGGCGACTCTGGGTAACCCGTACAAGAATAACTATGCTTTCCTCGCTGGAATAAGCGCACGAAACGCACGCCAAGAGTATTTTGAGCTCGCTGAAAAATTACAACAAGGCCGACACACCAAAGGACCCACGAGGTCTCTGAGCGACTATGATGGAGAATATGAGAGCGCTGTTTCAGGTGAGAGCATCACTATCTGGAAGCGGTCATTTTTCTCGAGGCACCTgggcaaagaagagagagatgaggacAAAAGGGGGCAAAGACTAAAAAAGAGCCCCCTCGCAATGACTCTTTGGGGTGCCGGCCTCGGAGGTATTCCactacatcatcatcatggagaTGTCTTTACATGGTTCCTGTCGTGGAATCAAATGGCCGAGCAAGAATTTCCCTTCGTCCACGATGCACAGTTTTACACGATCCAGTTCCAGCCAAACAAGAGCGGCACACTCATTGAGTCTCTGATTTGGGTCAACGATTCGGCGAAACCTGAGGGAGAAGTCTTTGCGCGCATTTGA